The Xenopus tropicalis strain Nigerian chromosome 1, UCB_Xtro_10.0, whole genome shotgun sequence DNA segment ATCTTTCTTTAACCTTGTATTCTAAGGTGCTGTGAGGTACTCCATATATTCCTTGTGCTTTGGAAACACTCATTTTACCACCCAATACCATAGCAATAGCCTCTTCCATGATTTCGTGATCATACTGTCGGTATCGGCCACGTTTTTTCCTAGGTTGTTTATCTTTCTTATCATCGTCAAGATTATCAGATGATACATCTCCTGCTCCGTTCTTTGAATTAAGACACAAAGGAGAAATATCCCCATGCAGACTGTAGGAGTCAACATTTGAGTGAGTTATATCTTTGTGAGTTATATCTTTGTGAGTTATACTCTTTGAACATTCAACCTTATTTTGCTTAGGGAGTATGTTTTTCAGTTTCTGAAGAGAAGAACCTTCCAAACCTGTGGAGGCTTTACTAACCTGGTACATAACATCCAAAAGACCAGCACAGTCTGTCTGTGGTTTGGGGATAGAATTTACCCGTACCTGAGGAATTTTTAACTGTACAGTTGGGTTTGAGGATTCATAAtgcaaactttcttttttttctttaaactgagCAACCATTCTCTGAAGAGTTAACTGATGGAGGTAACTGGAAGCTGTTGGTAGTTTCAGTTCCGAGGTTTCAAGTagtttgagtttatttttttctgtgtgcTCTGCCTGAGCTTTTGCCCACAAGGCTACTTTCTGCAAGACTTCACATGTTtccatattgtttttaaataaatacccaTCATTGCAGTTCTGAGCTGGGTTTTTAAAATATGCAGGCTTGCCTGCAGGTAAGGCTTTCAAGTGAAGAATTAAAGTTTTCTGAGGTATGCCATAAAGTATGGCAGCTTTATTAATGTCCAGTGTTCCCAACTGAATATCTTTCAATGCTTTTGAAAGCAAGCCTTCTGCAAATTCAGCGCTTCTTTTCAGATAGTCGGGTCTGTCACTCTGCCATCTCCTGGATGAATGGAATGAAACGATGGTCAACGGATGTATGAGATGTGCACACAGGTATGGTAGGGGATGGTCCACTCCTTTATTATTTCTTGCTTAGGTAACATCACCGCTTCTTACAATCTTTTTATTCAATGGTGGTAGTTAGAAGTTTTAGATATCGTTACATTTCAGCTTGAACACTGTGTCAATCATATCGTGGCTTCAATAGTAACCCAGGCAAAATATTCAAGGCAAATAGATTTTTGCTTATTTACAAAACTTTACTTTAATCCCTTTGATGCTTGCAGAGCAAAGCTGTTATTTTTAGCTTATAAAATTAGTAAGCCCTTAAGATTAAGCTTTTGTTAGTAGAAACGTGACGTTACCGCTAAACAAGTAATAAAAGAGTACACCCCTTTTAAAAATTTTGCAtcagcacacaaacacacacacagcacatttCCCTCAACTCTGTTTTATGGGAACGGTAACCTGCTGCTAAACATATTTCACTTTATTTGTTCTGTTTTCCCCTTTTGTAGGAAATTTGGGAATCTGAAACAGCTTTAAAACTGTCTCATATGAGctctatataataaaaatgactaAATGGATTATCTCTTTATAGATACGCTGTACGCACATTTTATCTATTCAAATAGTCATTATATATTGAACAGACTATAATGAAATTGGAATGGAACAAATAAGCTTGCATGCACACAAATATTTAAGCATTTGGTTTTCCAAGAATCATTTCAAATTTCACTTACCCAGTcttagaatttcttttttttaggtCTTCCAGTGTGTTGTTCCTTTTTATAGAGAGATCCAACACTTCCTCTCCTATAAATGAGAGGAAAATTATGTTTTGTGTCAGCATTCTGTACAAAGAAGTTCTGGTGAAGTATAAATTATGACTGTCCATAATTAAGCTTTTATacaacaggtagcatttataaCAAGAAATAAAAGCAAGAATACCTTAGTAAAGAAATGGGATTAGACATTTATATGAAAGTGGcttaaaatttattttgctgtgggatttatttttttagtaactgTAAACCTTAAATGATTATATGTTGAGAATTGCAAAAGTACACAGATCATTGGTCAGTTCTGTTATTTTACTGAATAAATCACAATGAAATTTTGTTGTGACCTGGTTTAAGCTGCAAAACTAAAACAGATACatgaataaaataagaaaatgttgTTTACCAAAAAAGAATATAATTCTCccactttattttttcatttcattaaaaaaaaaatgtaacctccattttttcttctatttcaGTAGAAATATATGAATAGTCCCTGCGGAGGAAAAGCATGCCTATAGAAACATTTAcagagcaaaacatttttttctgtaagacTGAGCCCATTAGCAAGTTTTACTATTAAATGCCAAAATCACAATGACAGTAGAGCACTTCCCCTGCACATAAGCCACACATAATCAAGCAGTTATTGACCATGTCCATAATATACAGACAGGAGTACAACCTGACACATTTTAAGTCTGGCACTTTAGAGGCCTGGCAAACATTGCATCCTTCAATTCTCTTTAAAAAGCATTTGTTTTGGGGTCTTGCTGCACTATGTATCTGTGCTCACTAATCGGGGCAAATATTTTGAGCACAATTGCATCCAGTCAGTTTTGATGCATTCAAGACAAATGCACCAAACGCAGACCCAAAAAATGCTGAACTTCACCTTACCTTTTAGAAAATTATGTCCTTGAAAGCGAGTGACAGTGAGGTCTAGGGGACCCTCCTGCTCTTCCTGACTGGCAAAGTAAGCAGGAGTTCGTTCCATAGCTGTTTCATAGTTTACATGATGCTCCTTGCTGCTTTTTGAAATATATTCAACTGCAAACTGACgtatcatttttttcaataattccTGAGCTACAAGTGGAATGTTAGGATCACAGTTCTGAGGAAGATCTAACGAGGGagggaaaaaaatcaaatcaatcaTACATTAAGAAAATAAGAATTATGTGCTTtctgcttagtacaggtatgggatcccttatgcagaaactctttatccagaaagctccaaataatgggaagtccatctcccacagactctattttaagcaaatcattctaatttttaaaaatgcttttatttttctctgcaataGTAAA contains these protein-coding regions:
- the lcorl gene encoding tRNA (guanine(37)-N1)-methyltransferase isoform X2; the protein is MAAQCRSPRCTAERKGFRRELDSWRHRLIHCVGFESILEGLYGPGLRRDLSLFDDCEPEELVDWCADDRCSLCSLRKDSVVDCTQSVGSAQSTPTEELISQGQFSEEKVECQAEDYLNALFQKKDLPQNCDPNIPLVAQELLKKMIRQFAVEYISKSSKEHHVNYETAMERTPAYFASQEEQEGPLDLTVTRFQGHNFLKGEEVLDLSIKRNNTLEDLKKRNSKTGRWQSDRPDYLKRSAEFAEGLLSKALKDIQLGTLDINKAAILYGIPQKTLILHLKALPAGKPAYFKNPAQNCNDGYLFKNNMETCEVLQKVALWAKAQAEHTEKNKLKLLETSELKLPTASSYLHQLTLQRMVAQFKEKKESLHYESSNPTVQLKIPQVRVNSIPKPQTDCAGLLDVMYQVSKASTGLEGSSLQKLKNILPKQNKVECSKSITHKDITHKDITHSNVDSYSLHGDISPLCLNSKNGAGDVSSDNLDDDKKDKQPRKKRGRYRQYDHEIMEEAIAMVLGGKMSVSKAQGIYGVPHSTLEYKVKERSGTLKNPPKKKLRLADTDLYNVTNSGTGNSSNGSKPI